The sequence atatatatatatatatatatatatatatatatatatatatatatatatattattaatttattttttcccACCAAACTTTAATCATATTTTACCACATCATTCAATACTTTTTGACTCAAATTTAACACTAACCACTACTTACCTTCAAAATTTGACATTGCCACGTCACAGTAAAAAAACTACTTTTTCTATAAAAAATGCAAAATCTTACTCCACGTCAACAGTCACGGTTGCGGGTGGTCTAACAAGTCAAATGATGATAAGTTATAAATGAAAAATAGCTTAAAAATACATCTCTAACGCGTAAACTGATTTTGTGACACAAATTTGACGTGTTACCTAATCCATCAGCGCCTACACTTTTAAGACCACTCTAGAATACTACTAACTTCTTGTTGGTATGTATAAACTTGACCTAAATAAGTTATTGATCATACTTTGTTATTTAAATTTCCGATAACAGCAAGCTCTGCGGCTTTGTCAAGATCTGCATCATCAAAAACAATGAAAGGTGACTTTCCTCCTAGTTCGAGTGACACGGGTTTCAAATTGCTTTCTGCTGCAGCTTTCATTACCGCACGACCCACTTCTGTTGATCCCGTAAATGTGACCTGGCCGGGTTGATCAAACATAACAACCGGGTTGATCAAACATTGTTATGCATCAAGTATCATTTATGTATTATAAACTATCAATGTTATTATGTATATGCTTTCTTCgacttagaaaaaaaaaaaaataatcaccGCATCAATGTCCATATGAGAGCTAATTGCAGCACCAGCAGTCTCTCCAAACCCGTTAACGACGTTAATCACCCCATCAGGAACACCAGCCTAAACATTAACTAATAAGTAACTCGTAACTAGTTGAAATAAGAACAAGTTGTTTTGTAACGTAAAACAATAACACAAATAATTTACGGTAAATAAGTGTCCATTATTGACTTTgaaagtcttttttttttttatcaattttgATGGTAAAGttttttgtttgtgttatataatacttgatTAAAGTGATATTGATAAAAACACAAATAAAACCCAATCCATTAATATATTTTTTGTCATGTATTATACAacacaaaaatatttaaagtaaagTTGAAAAAAAAGAGTTTGAAAATAGTCAACACTTATAACGGGACGAAGAGAGTAATACATATGTAGCTTGCAACGTACATTTAAGTTTAGAATAATACCAGTTTTGATAAGTGAGCGAGAAAAAGAGCCGTCAGAGGTGTATGTTCAGCTGGTTTGATCACCATAGTGCAGCCTGCGGCTAAAGATGGTGCAACCTTGGTGGCAAATGTGTAGGCAGGAACATTCCATGGAATGATATGTCCAACGACCCCAATGGGCTCACGTAATGTGTATGCTTGAATATTACGAGACATCTTTAAAGTAGCTCCGCGGATTTTGTCTGATGCACCAGCAAAATAACGAAATGTTTCTGAACAAATTGGTACTTCAAAGTACTTCGATGCGCCAAACAGTTTTCCACCATCCATTACTTCCAACGTCGCTATTTTATCTGCATTCTCGTCAATCAAATCCGCAAATCTTAACATAATATTTCGTCGTGCCTGAAATATTGTGAAATTTTAATGAATCAGAACATTTTGCACCATAAGATATATGAACTTCATGAGTCTGGATGATTTAGTGGCAGATCTAAGAATCGTAGTCACGGCCGCAGTGGCAGAACCAGAAAATATTTTCACCGTGGGCGAATATTTTTTTAAAAGCATATCAACTTTTTTGGGGCAAAATACAGAAGCTTTTGGGTAAAATACGGAGACTTTTGGGAAAAATACAGAagcttttggggcaaaatatggagacttctgagcaaaaaaaaaaaaaaatccactggggaCAAAAtgaaaaaatccaaaatttttgtaTTAAAAATTACAAATCCACTAGGGGCGGGTGCCACCCCCTACCCCTTAGTAGTTTCGACTGTGGTCacgggtgtcactagttaaaagctcAAATAATTTACACTATCCAACTGTGTCACTTAAAAAAATTTACATTATCCAATGATATCACTAGTTAAAAGTCCAAAAAAATTTCAACTAGATGACGTATTTCACTGGTAGCCCGTGCTACCAGTGCTAAAAAAACTAAATCCGCCCGTGATTTCTAGCTTACAATTTTTCAACTTTTGAATAATATTTAGAAAATTACTTCGCCAGACAATCGAGGCCATGGTCCATTGTCGAAAGCTTCACGGGCAGCCTTAACAGCTAGATCAACGTCTTCTTTTCTCCCTTCGGCCACCTTTGCTATCACCTCCTCGGTTGTCGGGTTTATCGTCTCAAATGTATTTCCTACATATTTTGAAGTTCAAACACAATTGTACCAAGTTAATCAACTAGACAATAGGTATACGTATTTATCATTATTTCATTATTATCAGTATCGAATAATATAGAGAAATATTTGTATATTTGTAGAGTGAAAAGAAGACCTGAAATGGAATCAACAAAGTCTCCATTGATAAAGAGTTTAGTGAACTTGATCTCATGGGTTTTTGGAGACTTGGAACTTCCATTGGCTACTACTGAACTCATGTTTCAGGTGAAATTTGAAAGTAAgtgaatactaattttgataagtttttattttaaacaatataatatagcTAGGCGATTTTATAGGCAATTATTTGCATGCCAACATGGGAAAATTTGGTTTCGTATTCGGACATGGTTTTATGGAAAACATAAAGAGACAGG comes from Rutidosis leptorrhynchoides isolate AG116_Rl617_1_P2 chromosome 4, CSIRO_AGI_Rlap_v1, whole genome shotgun sequence and encodes:
- the LOC139904265 gene encoding aldehyde dehydrogenase 1; this encodes MSSVVANGSSKSPKTHEIKFTKLFINGDFVDSISGNTFETINPTTEEVIAKVAEGRKEDVDLAVKAAREAFDNGPWPRLSGEARRNIMLRFADLIDENADKIATLEVMDGGKLFGASKYFEVPICSETFRYFAGASDKIRGATLKMSRNIQAYTLREPIGVVGHIIPWNVPAYTFATKVAPSLAAGCTMVIKPAEHTPLTALFLAHLSKLAGVPDGVINVVNGFGETAGAAISSHMDIDAVTFTGSTEVGRAVMKAAAESNLKPVSLELGGKSPFIVFDDADLDKAAELAVIGNLNNKGEMCVAGCRVFVQEGVHDVFVKKLEGMVKAWPIGDPFDLATRHGPQNNKQQYEKVLSCIENGKKEGATLVTGGKPFGEKGYYIEPTLFTNVTDDMSIANEEIFGPVISVFKFKTVEEVIKRANATKYGLASGIMTKNIDIANTVSRSIKAGAVWINCYLALDRDAPHGGYKMSGFGREQGLEALEHYLQLKTVATPIYDSPWL